From Prochlorococcus marinus XMU1419, a single genomic window includes:
- a CDS encoding L-threonylcarbamoyladenylate synthase yields MNLIDYRSAIKTLKSGLPIIFPTDTLPAIGCLPKFSNIIYEFKKRDRDKPLILMGSEHKQLIDYVHESAKEDYENIASKYWPGALTMVIPASEKQTSILTSNDLTLGLRIPNSYIAQSLIRETGPLLTSSANISGFKGSITVEGIALDFPSLQILNPTPWEKSSGKASTIIFWKKSGDWSLIREGEVLVRELH; encoded by the coding sequence ATGAATTTAATAGACTATAGATCCGCCATAAAAACTCTTAAAAGTGGTTTACCTATAATTTTCCCAACAGACACATTACCTGCGATTGGCTGCTTGCCAAAATTTTCAAATATTATTTATGAGTTTAAAAAAAGAGATAGAGATAAACCCCTAATTCTTATGGGATCTGAACATAAACAATTAATTGATTACGTTCACGAATCAGCTAAAGAAGATTACGAAAATATAGCTTCAAAATATTGGCCTGGAGCATTGACAATGGTTATTCCTGCTTCAGAAAAGCAGACTTCAATCCTCACAAGCAATGATCTAACTCTTGGGTTGAGGATTCCAAATTCATATATTGCTCAGTCTCTTATTAGAGAAACAGGCCCATTGTTAACCTCAAGTGCAAATATTTCAGGGTTTAAAGGATCGATTACAGTTGAAGGTATTGCTTTAGACTTCCCTTCTTTACAAATATTAAACCCTACCCCCTGGGAAAAAAGTAGTGGAAAAGCTAGTACTATTATATTTTGGAAGAAAAGCGGGGATTGGAGTTTAATTAGAGAAGGAGAAGTATTAGTTAGGGAATTGCATTAA
- the minE gene encoding cell division topological specificity factor MinE, producing MMTLRDLINKLLGRETSSANTARERLQLVLAHDRVDMSSLTTDLLDKMRKEILDVVAKYVEIDFEEVAVSLETEDRMTALVANLPIKRTISGEIKFKKTDKTDKANKNIKK from the coding sequence ATGATGACTCTCAGAGATCTTATAAATAAATTACTAGGCAGAGAAACGTCTAGTGCAAATACAGCTAGAGAAAGATTACAACTTGTACTTGCTCATGACAGAGTTGATATGAGTTCCTTAACAACTGATCTTTTAGATAAAATGAGGAAAGAGATTCTTGATGTTGTTGCTAAATATGTTGAAATTGATTTTGAAGAGGTAGCAGTAAGTTTAGAGACTGAGGATAGAATGACTGCATTAGTTGCAAATTTACCAATCAAAAGAACTATTTCAGGAGAAATAAAATTCAAAAAAACTGATAAAACTGATAAAGCTAATAAAAATATAAAAAAATAA
- the minD gene encoding septum site-determining protein MinD, which produces MGKTTRTILICSGKGGVGKTTLTANLGIALANSGATTAVLDADFGLRNLDLLLGLENRIVYTAQDVLDNNCRLDQALVRHKKEPNLALLPAGDPRMLDWMKPEDMKKISELLSENFDFVLVDCPAGVEDGFKNALAACKEAIVVTNPELSAVRDADRVIGILNTSDIEPIQLVINRVRPNMMASQEMLSIEDVQGILSLPLLGIVLEDEQVIISTNRGEPLTLSDRRSPAKKCYLNVSQRLTNKDVPIIDPKKEGKSLKDKFIRLMQTKVF; this is translated from the coding sequence GTGGGGAAGACAACTCGCACAATACTAATTTGTTCAGGCAAAGGAGGGGTTGGTAAAACAACTCTAACTGCAAACCTAGGAATAGCACTTGCTAATAGCGGAGCAACAACTGCTGTGTTAGATGCTGATTTTGGCTTAAGAAATTTAGATCTTCTTCTAGGATTAGAAAATCGCATTGTTTATACTGCTCAAGATGTTCTTGACAACAATTGTCGTCTTGACCAAGCATTAGTTAGACATAAAAAGGAACCTAATCTTGCTCTTCTACCTGCTGGAGATCCAAGGATGTTGGATTGGATGAAGCCCGAAGATATGAAAAAAATTAGTGAGCTTCTTAGTGAAAACTTTGATTTTGTCTTAGTAGATTGTCCAGCGGGTGTAGAAGATGGCTTTAAAAATGCTCTTGCAGCTTGTAAAGAAGCTATTGTTGTTACTAACCCAGAATTATCCGCAGTTCGAGATGCGGATAGAGTAATAGGGATTCTTAATACTTCAGATATTGAGCCTATCCAACTTGTAATCAATAGAGTTCGCCCTAACATGATGGCTAGTCAAGAAATGTTATCTATCGAAGATGTTCAAGGGATCCTTTCTTTGCCCTTATTAGGTATTGTTTTAGAAGATGAACAGGTAATAATAAGTACAAATAGAGGAGAGCCACTGACACTTTCAGATCGTAGATCTCCTGCAAAAAAATGTTATTTAAATGTTTCTCAAAGACTTACAAATAAAGACGTACCAATTATCGATCCAAAAAAAGAAGGCAAAAGCCTTAAAGATAAATTCATTAGATTAATGCAAACAAAGGTTTTTTAA
- a CDS encoding septum site-determining protein MinC, whose translation MEIVLKNTKSKYLEIFSLLDLNNIHETFKRFSYIKEALEAKIFVINESISSHQLAKLKNHFDKINICSLRIYSNNRYTILSGKFLKIDSVFIKEQEIKNKLLLFNSKKKDDILHKGTVRSGERISSNGNLCIIGDVNPGAIVSAKKNIYVWGKLLGIAFAGKSGNTNASITSLYLNPLQLRIADVIAIGPKDKPKSCYPEIALIDKQTIIIKPHIIESKN comes from the coding sequence ATGGAAATAGTTTTAAAAAATACTAAAAGTAAATATTTAGAAATTTTTTCTTTATTAGATTTAAATAATATCCATGAAACATTCAAAAGGTTTTCTTACATCAAAGAAGCTCTAGAAGCAAAAATCTTCGTAATAAATGAGTCTATAAGTTCTCATCAATTAGCGAAATTAAAAAACCATTTTGACAAAATTAATATTTGTTCCTTACGCATTTACTCAAATAATAGATATACGATACTAAGCGGAAAGTTTTTAAAAATAGATTCAGTTTTTATAAAAGAGCAAGAGATTAAAAATAAGTTACTTTTATTCAATTCAAAAAAGAAAGACGATATTCTTCATAAAGGAACAGTACGATCGGGTGAAAGAATATCTTCAAATGGAAACCTATGCATTATTGGAGACGTTAATCCAGGAGCAATAGTTTCCGCTAAGAAAAATATTTACGTTTGGGGCAAATTACTAGGGATCGCATTCGCAGGTAAAAGTGGGAATACAAATGCCTCTATTACATCACTTTATCTCAACCCTTTACAGTTAAGAATTGCAGATGTGATAGCTATTGGACCAAAGGATAAGCCCAAAAGTTGTTATCCAGAAATTGCGCTAATAGATAAACAAACGATAATCATTAAACCACACATAATCGAAAGTAAAAATTAA
- a CDS encoding HD domain-containing protein: MSIKRIFHDPIHKEIVFDSGKPEELMIMELIDTVAFQRLRRIKQLGAASLLFHGAESSRFTHSIGVFCIARKIYKRLIESKSSFCENKFVLYGAALLHDLGHGPLSHTSEKIFKHDHEQWSEKLVTKYSPINSILKKYDNELPRKIGELFQSKQLFSKPLKTLISSEIDCDRLDYLLRDSYNTGTNYGLVDLERIISALTFSPDGNIGIKPKGVIAIEHFLVLRNLMYRTIYNHRINEISTWILEKIIHTIKQNYEKKIWLDDSLHKWIFSPSKVDFNDFIRNDDVTFYYHLIRWKDESFEPLSTLCKMFIDRDLLKASDISFLSKLNRLKILAFATKLCEKNGYDSEIFCGIKERSFKSFNSNNALKIWDGTYQSALENNSALIKTLMRSEESSFIIYPGMIKNEIKNEISLLKSNS, from the coding sequence ATGAGTATTAAAAGAATTTTTCATGACCCAATTCATAAAGAAATAGTATTTGATTCAGGAAAGCCAGAAGAATTAATGATTATGGAATTAATTGATACAGTTGCTTTTCAAAGACTAAGAAGAATAAAACAATTAGGAGCAGCATCATTACTTTTTCATGGTGCAGAATCGAGTAGATTTACTCACTCAATTGGTGTTTTTTGTATAGCTAGAAAAATTTATAAGAGATTAATTGAAAGTAAATCTTCATTTTGTGAAAATAAATTTGTTCTCTATGGAGCAGCTCTGCTACATGATTTAGGTCATGGACCTCTAAGCCATACCAGTGAAAAAATATTTAAGCATGATCACGAACAATGGTCTGAAAAATTGGTTACAAAATATTCTCCAATAAATTCAATCCTCAAAAAATATGACAACGAATTACCGAGAAAAATTGGTGAATTATTTCAATCAAAACAACTATTTTCAAAACCTTTAAAAACATTGATAAGTAGTGAGATAGATTGCGATCGTCTCGATTATCTTTTGCGCGATAGCTATAATACAGGTACTAATTATGGGTTAGTAGATTTAGAAAGAATTATCTCAGCTCTTACTTTTTCACCTGATGGGAATATCGGAATCAAACCAAAAGGAGTTATCGCTATAGAACATTTCCTTGTACTAAGAAACTTGATGTACAGAACAATCTATAATCACAGGATAAATGAAATATCAACATGGATTCTAGAAAAAATAATACACACTATAAAACAAAATTATGAAAAGAAAATTTGGTTAGATGATTCTCTACATAAGTGGATTTTTTCACCTTCAAAGGTTGATTTTAATGATTTCATAAGAAATGATGATGTAACCTTTTATTACCATTTGATTAGATGGAAAGATGAATCTTTTGAGCCACTTTCTACACTATGCAAAATGTTTATTGACAGAGATTTATTAAAGGCATCAGACATAAGTTTTTTAAGTAAGTTGAATAGATTAAAAATCCTCGCATTTGCAACAAAATTATGTGAAAAGAATGGTTATGATTCAGAAATATTTTGTGGGATTAAGGAAAGGTCTTTTAAAAGTTTTAATTCTAATAATGCACTTAAAATATGGGATGGCACTTATCAAAGTGCATTAGAAAATAATTCTGCTTTAATAAAAACTTTAATGAGATCTGAGGAAAGCTCTTTTATTATTTATCCAGGTATGATCAAAAATGAAATTAAAAATGAAATTTCATTATTAAAAAGCAATTCCTAG
- the ctpZ gene encoding carboxyl-terminal processing protease CtpZ: protein MNSSFNKLLTFKTVITVSMIIVFSINLLLIERVDALSDSRQLVLDAWTLVNEGFYDPEKFDEIQWKRIRQKTLQKQIETSEEAYSAIEDMLRPLDDPYTRVLRPKDYELLKSSNFGSEINGVGLQLGEDDDNKVKVISTLGGSPAEEAGIVSGDIIESVDGISSEKLGLASTASKLRGESGTKVLVELSSESGEIREVDLERRSVDLRPVRTKRLRDDSHTIGYLRITQFSESVPKKVEEALQELNEKDVEGLILDLRNNSGGLVSSGIAVADSLLSEKPVVETKDRNGIKDAIISQKETSFDGPMVTLVNKGTASASEILAGALQDNERSILMGEQTYGKGLIQSLKSLGEDSGIAITVASYLTPKGNNIQGQGMTPDKLLDLPDTSDYGSTDDKWVKNAELFLGSLLEKEEVAVQTIELNNEKLNLEMAKD from the coding sequence ATGAATTCATCTTTTAACAAACTTTTAACATTCAAAACTGTGATCACTGTATCAATGATCATCGTTTTTTCAATCAATCTTTTATTGATTGAAAGAGTGGATGCTCTCAGTGATAGCAGGCAATTAGTACTTGATGCTTGGACCTTGGTAAACGAAGGTTTTTATGATCCAGAAAAGTTTGATGAAATCCAATGGAAAAGAATTAGACAAAAAACATTACAGAAACAAATTGAAACAAGTGAAGAGGCTTATTCCGCAATTGAAGACATGTTAAGACCTCTAGACGATCCTTATACGAGAGTTTTACGCCCGAAAGATTATGAACTACTGAAATCAAGTAATTTTGGTAGTGAAATTAATGGTGTTGGGCTTCAATTAGGTGAAGATGATGACAATAAAGTTAAAGTTATCTCTACTCTTGGGGGTTCCCCAGCTGAAGAAGCTGGAATAGTAAGCGGAGACATTATAGAATCGGTGGACGGAATCTCATCAGAAAAATTAGGGCTTGCGAGTACTGCTTCTAAGTTAAGAGGTGAATCGGGGACAAAAGTTTTAGTTGAATTATCTTCGGAATCAGGCGAAATTAGGGAAGTCGATCTAGAGAGGAGATCTGTGGATCTCAGACCAGTTAGAACAAAAAGATTAAGAGACGATTCTCACACAATAGGATATTTAAGGATAACTCAATTTAGCGAAAGCGTACCCAAAAAAGTTGAAGAAGCACTTCAAGAGTTAAATGAGAAAGATGTTGAGGGCTTAATCTTGGATCTTAGAAATAATTCAGGGGGGCTAGTTAGCTCAGGTATAGCAGTTGCAGACTCTTTATTAAGTGAGAAGCCTGTAGTCGAGACAAAAGATAGAAATGGAATCAAAGATGCAATTATTTCTCAAAAAGAAACATCTTTTGATGGACCAATGGTGACTTTAGTAAATAAAGGTACTGCAAGTGCCAGTGAAATACTTGCTGGCGCATTACAAGATAATGAAAGATCCATTCTTATGGGCGAACAAACTTATGGGAAAGGTTTAATTCAATCCCTAAAAAGTTTGGGAGAAGATAGTGGTATTGCTATAACAGTGGCCAGTTACTTAACCCCCAAAGGTAATAATATTCAAGGCCAAGGTATGACTCCTGATAAATTACTTGATCTCCCGGATACAAGTGATTATGGAAGTACCGATGATAAATGGGTGAAGAATGCAGAATTATTTCTGGGGTCGCTACTGGAAAAAGAAGAAGTTGCAGTTCAAACTATTGAATTAAACAACGAAAAATTAAACCTTGAGATGGCTAAAGATTGA
- the petB gene encoding cytochrome b6, whose translation MANSSSVYDWFQERLEIQDITDDVTSKYVPPHVNIFYCLGGITLVCFLIQFATGFAMTFYYKPTVTQAYSSVSYLMTDVSFGWLIRSVHRWSASMMVLMLILHVFRVYLTGGFKRPRELTWVTGVVMAVITVAFGVTGYSLPWDQVGYWAVKIVSGVPAAIPVIGDFMVELLRGGESVGQSTLTRFYSLHTFVLPWSLAVFMLMHFLMIRKQGISGPL comes from the coding sequence ATGGCGAATTCTTCATCTGTTTATGACTGGTTTCAAGAAAGGCTTGAAATCCAAGACATAACTGACGACGTAACTTCCAAGTACGTACCCCCTCACGTAAACATTTTTTACTGTTTAGGAGGCATAACTTTAGTATGCTTCCTAATTCAATTTGCAACAGGTTTTGCAATGACTTTTTACTATAAGCCAACAGTTACACAAGCTTATAGTTCAGTAAGTTATTTAATGACTGATGTTAGTTTTGGATGGTTAATAAGGTCAGTACATAGATGGAGTGCATCAATGATGGTTTTGATGTTAATCCTTCATGTCTTTAGGGTTTATCTTACCGGTGGTTTTAAAAGGCCAAGAGAACTTACTTGGGTAACTGGAGTTGTTATGGCTGTTATAACAGTAGCTTTTGGTGTTACAGGATATTCTTTGCCTTGGGATCAAGTGGGTTATTGGGCGGTTAAGATTGTTTCTGGTGTTCCAGCTGCAATTCCTGTTATTGGTGATTTTATGGTTGAATTACTTAGAGGTGGAGAGAGTGTTGGACAATCTACTCTTACACGATTCTACAGTCTTCATACTTTTGTTTTGCCATGGTCATTAGCTGTATTCATGTTGATGCACTTTTTAATGATTCGTAAACAGGGTATTTCAGGTCCCTTATAA
- the petD gene encoding cytochrome b6-f complex subunit IV, whose product MSTLKKPDLSDPKLRAKLAKGMGHNYYGEPAWPNDLLYIFPVVILGTIACVVGLAVLDPAMLGDKANPFATPLEILPEWYLYPVFQILRVVPNKLLGIALQTLIPLGLMILPFIENVNKFSNPFRRPIAMSVFLFGTFLTIYLGIGACLPIDKSLTLGLF is encoded by the coding sequence ATGTCTACGTTAAAAAAACCAGATCTATCTGATCCAAAATTAAGAGCAAAATTGGCCAAAGGTATGGGCCATAATTACTATGGTGAACCTGCTTGGCCAAATGATTTATTATACATATTTCCAGTTGTTATCCTTGGGACTATTGCATGTGTTGTTGGGCTAGCAGTACTTGACCCTGCAATGTTAGGAGACAAAGCTAATCCATTCGCAACTCCTTTAGAAATATTACCTGAATGGTATCTTTATCCAGTTTTTCAAATACTTAGGGTAGTGCCTAATAAACTTTTGGGCATTGCACTTCAAACGTTAATACCTTTGGGCTTAATGATCTTACCCTTTATCGAAAATGTTAATAAATTTTCTAATCCCTTTAGAAGGCCTATAGCCATGTCGGTTTTCTTGTTTGGAACTTTCCTAACAATATATCTTGGTATAGGTGCTTGCTTACCTATAGATAAATCTTTAACTTTGGGTTTATTTTAA
- a CDS encoding glycoside hydrolase 100 family protein, whose amino-acid sequence MAERFSQKNLRVRPSSDEEKIVTNAKKHFEKTLVEISGELVGSVAALEHPTKNKKLNYGEIFLRDNVPVMIYLITQKRYEIVKKFLTVCLELQSTNYQTRGVFPTSFVEENGKLIGDYGQRSIGRITSADASLWWPILCWYYVNKSGDFAFGKSQSVQRGIQLLLDLVLHPTFEGTPVLFVPDCAFMIDRPMDVWGAPLEVEVLLHGCLKSCINLMELSRADHVSRLLDQRLILTNQWVKDLGSFLLKHYWVTSQTMQILRRRPTEQYGDDQHFNEFNVQPQVVPSWLQDWLENRGGYLIGNIRTGRPDFRFYSLGNSLACMFGVLPPAEQRALFRLVLHNRQHLMAQMPMRICHPHMDVEEWQNKTGSDPKNWPWSYHNGGHWPSLLWFFGTAVLLHQKKFPSDDVILMEEMKSLIEESYWCQLNQLPKQEWAEYFDGPTGTWVGQQSRTYQTWTIVGFLLMHHFLRVENNDLDMFKI is encoded by the coding sequence ATGGCAGAAAGATTTAGTCAAAAAAATTTACGAGTAAGACCAAGTTCTGATGAAGAAAAAATTGTAACAAATGCGAAAAAACACTTTGAAAAGACTTTAGTCGAAATTTCAGGTGAATTAGTAGGTAGTGTTGCGGCATTAGAACACCCAACAAAAAATAAAAAGTTAAATTACGGAGAAATTTTTTTAAGAGATAACGTTCCAGTAATGATTTACCTCATTACTCAAAAACGATACGAAATTGTAAAAAAGTTTCTTACTGTATGTCTTGAGTTACAAAGCACTAATTATCAAACTCGTGGAGTATTTCCTACTAGTTTCGTTGAAGAAAATGGAAAGCTTATTGGAGACTATGGTCAAAGATCGATTGGCAGAATTACTTCAGCCGATGCAAGTTTATGGTGGCCAATTTTATGTTGGTATTATGTAAATAAGAGCGGTGATTTTGCTTTTGGAAAGAGTCAGAGCGTTCAAAGAGGTATTCAACTATTACTAGATCTAGTTCTTCATCCAACATTTGAAGGTACTCCCGTACTTTTTGTACCAGATTGCGCATTCATGATTGATAGACCTATGGATGTATGGGGAGCACCTTTAGAAGTTGAAGTTTTACTTCATGGATGTTTAAAAAGCTGTATAAATTTAATGGAATTAAGTCGAGCAGATCACGTAAGTAGACTATTAGATCAAAGGCTTATTCTCACAAATCAATGGGTTAAAGACCTAGGAAGTTTTCTCTTGAAACATTATTGGGTTACCAGCCAAACAATGCAAATCTTAAGAAGAAGGCCAACCGAGCAGTACGGAGATGATCAACACTTCAATGAATTTAATGTTCAACCTCAAGTAGTTCCTTCATGGCTCCAAGATTGGTTAGAAAATAGAGGTGGATATTTAATAGGAAATATTAGAACAGGAAGACCTGACTTTCGATTTTACAGTTTAGGAAATTCTTTAGCCTGTATGTTTGGAGTTCTTCCTCCCGCAGAACAAAGAGCTTTATTTAGATTAGTTTTGCATAACAGGCAGCATTTGATGGCTCAAATGCCTATGCGAATTTGTCATCCGCATATGGATGTCGAAGAATGGCAAAATAAAACAGGTTCGGATCCAAAGAATTGGCCTTGGAGTTACCATAATGGTGGACATTGGCCGAGCCTATTATGGTTTTTTGGTACAGCTGTTCTTTTACATCAAAAAAAGTTTCCTTCTGATGATGTAATTCTTATGGAAGAAATGAAATCTCTAATCGAAGAGTCATATTGGTGCCAACTTAATCAACTACCTAAGCAAGAGTGGGCAGAATATTTTGACGGTCCTACAGGGACTTGGGTGGGGCAACAATCAAGAACTTACCAAACCTGGACAATAGTTGGCTTTTTATTAATGCATCACTTCTTGAGGGTAGAGAATAATGACTTAGATATGTTTAAAATTTGA